The Synechococcus sp. WH 8101 sequence GCTGGGCTCGATCTCTATCGGGCCGGCAAGGCGCCGCGCCTGCTTTTCACCGGCGGAGCCAGCCCTTTTCGACCCGGACAGCCCCCGGAAGGCCAGCGCTATCTCGCCGAAGCGGAGCAGCTCGGCATTCCTCCAGCGGCCATGGCCAGCACGCCGGTGGTGGTGAACACCGCTGAGGAAGCGGTGGCGATTCGGCAGCTGCTCGATGGTCCCTCCGCCCGCATCCTTCTGGTCACCAGTGCGTTCCACATGCGCCGGGCCCAGCGGCTGTTCGAGCGGCAGGGGCTGCAGGTAAAGCCGTTTCCGGTGGATTTTCAATCCCGTGGGGCCTGGGCCGGCCCCCTGTGGCGGGATCCCAGCCAGTGGCTGCCCACAGCCCAGGCTCTCGATCACAGTTCCCGCGCTCTGCGCGAGTTGTTGGGGCGACTGGTGTATCGAGCTTGGTGAAGAGCTACTGAGCTAATAGGGTGAAAGCAGGACATAAGCCGGGTTCTGTTCTCCCTTCCGGGGAAGGGGGGTGGTCATCTATCTGGGATCGCCGTTACCGACGACCTCGAGCGGCACGTTGTTGGCGGAACGGGGCTGATGGCCAACCGTCGTTCCTGGGCCTTGCTCCCGGCCGGGGTTTACCGAGCCAGCACCTCTCGATGCTGCTGGTGCGCTCTTACCGCACCTTTGCACCCTTGCCTGTGCCGGCGAGCCGGCCATCGGCGGTGTGTTTCTGTGGCACTCTCCTCACGGTCACCCGCACTGGGCGTTACCCAGCAAGCCTGGCCATCGGGGAGCCCGGACTTTCCTCAACCGAGCCCATCGCCCCGTGGGACGACGCCTCGATCGCGACCACCTCGCCTGCTTTCAAACCCCATAATGGCCACTGAGGGGCTGTAGCTCAGCCGGATAGAGCGACGGTTTCCTAAACCGTAGGTCGTGGGTTCGAGTCCCGCCAGCCCCGTAGTCGACACTACATTTGGTGGGGTGGCCAGAACGCACACCCCCGCTAGCGTTGCGCCAGTGAACCCGGTGCCATGACCCAGCTTCACGATCTGCGGCTGAGGCTCCTTGTTCAGCAGGAAAGCGAGCGCATCGCCGACTCCCAGCCCACCGATCTCGATCTCTCTGTGGTGCAGGCCCGGTGCCTTTGCTGGTTGGCCCTGCTGGCCGAAGCGCACGAAGACCAGGCCAGCGATGCCGAGCGCCGTGGCGACACCGAGCAGGCGATGGGCTGGTTTGCCGATTCCATGCGCCTCCGCGATGTGATTCAGGTGGTGAGTTCGATCGAAATCCCCCTCCCGGGTGCTGCCGATGACAGTGCCGATGGTTCTGATCCAGAGGGCGGAGATCAGGGTTTTTCGGGGGATTTTTCGGGAGAACCGCCCCTGGCAGCATGATCAGGTGCCATAGTGGGAATTGATCTAGAGGGTCTGCGGTGCCTGAAGAGCCCTGTCAATGCCCTGACTGCCAACGCTTCTACCGGGAGCACGACCGTCTGATCCGTGAATGCCCCACCCTGCGTCAGCAGCAGGAGCTCAGCTGGGCCGCGCTGCAGGCGTTCCGTACCCTTTCGGGTCGTGTGCTGGAAGATCTGCAGAAGCAGCACGGCGCCCGCAGCTCCGAGGCCCAAGCCCACGCCACCCCCGTGGGCGGCACTGAGGAGCCGGCCGATGCGATTCAGCAGGCAATGGCCGATCTGGAAAACATCAATGCCCATCTCTTTTCGATCGAGGCCTTGATGGAGCGCATCTTTGATGTGCGCGTGCCCGACGATATTGAGCAGAAGTTCCGTGAGCTGGCCGGTGAGCTCGCCCCTGATCCACTCAATGCCGATCGGTTGCGCCTCAACCGCTTGCTCCATCAGACCCCCGACCTGCCCGATCGCGGCTGATCCTCAGAAATTAGCCCTCTCACTGAGGCGGGCGATCATCCCTTCTTCATCGGCGGGCACCACCTGAATCTCCAGACCGGGGATCCAGCTGAGAGCATCGCCCAGTTCCTGCTTGAGGGCTCCATCGTGTTCGCCGATGCCCCCCGTGAGCGCGAGCACGTCGACGCCGCCCAGACTTGCGGCCATGGCGCCAACTTCCTGTAGCAACCGGTGGCGGAACACCGCCAGCGCCAGTGTGGCACCGGCATGGCCAGCGGCAGCCTGCTCACGGATCTCCCGCATGTCGCCGCTCAGCCCCGAGAGGCCCTTGAGGCCGGCCTGCTTCTGCAGCAGCTCCGCCAGTTGCGCTTCGCTGAAGCCTTCCCGCATCAACTCCAGCAGCACACCGGGGTCGACGCTGCCGCTGCGGGTGGCCATCACCAGCCCCTCCAGCGGCGTGTAGCCCATGGTGGTGTCGATGCAGCGGCCGCCATGCACCGCCGCCAACGACGCCCCCGCCCCGAGATGGGCGCTGATCAGGCGCAGCTGACTGGGATCGCGGCCCTGGGCCTGCCACTGCGCGGCCACGGTTTCCGCCACGTGCTGGTGGTTGAGGCCATGAAAGCCGAAGCGGCGCAGCCCCCGAGCCCGCAGCTCTGCCGGCAGCGCGTAGGTGCGGGCCGCTTCCGGCAGGGTGCTGTGGAAGGCGGTGTCGAAACAGGCCCACTGCGGCAGCTCCGGCGCCCAGGCCCGGGCCCAGGCGATGCCCGTTAGGGCCGGTGGATTGTGCAGCGGTGCCAGCGGGATCAGCGATTGAAGCTCTTGCTCCACCGCCGCATCGATCCGGGTGGGAGCGATGAAACGCTCACCGCCGTGCACCACCCGGTGGCCGATGCGCACCAGCGCCTGGCGATGCTCAGCCAGGGCCGGCGCCAGCCAGTCGTGCAGCACGGTGTGGAGCTCTTCCCCGGGAGCCAGGCTGCGCCCCTGGTGCCAGCAGGCCACCCCACCCGGTTCGAGCAGGGCGGCCTTGAGGCTGGAGCTGCCCAGGTTGATCACCAGGGTGAGCGGAGCCATCAGCGCACGTCGCAGGTGATCTCCACGTTCAGGGGCTGCACGTTCCAGATCGACTCGCAATACTCCCGGATCGAGCGATCGGAGGAGAAGAAGCCGGTGCGGGCCGTGTTCAGCAGCGACATCCGGTTCCAGTGCTGGCGATCATGCCAGGCACGGCTCACCGCGTCCTGGGCGCGCAGGTAATCGGCGAAATCCGCCATCACGAAGAAGGGATCGCTGCCGGTGAGGTTGTCGAGCAACGGCCGGAACAGGTCGCTGTCGCCATTGCTGAAGTGGCCGATCTCCACCAGCCGGATCGCTTCGGCGAGCTCGGGCAGCGACTGGATCACCTCCCAGGGGCGGTAGCCGCTGCGCTTGAGGGCGCCGATCTCCTCCACCGTTTTGCCGAACAGGAAGAAGTTCTCACCGCCCACCCGCTCGCGGATCTCCACATTGGCGCCATCGAGGGTGCCGATGGTGAGCGCCCCGTTCATGGCGAACTTCATGTTGCCCGTGCCGGAGGCCTCCTTGCCGGCGGTGGAGATCTGCTCAGACAGGTCGGAGGCGGGATACACCTGCTCACCCAGCTTCACGTTGTAGTCGGGCAGGAACACCACCCGCAGGCGGCCATCCATGTCGGGGTCGGCATTCACCGTTTCGGCGATGCCGTTGATGAAACGGATGATCAGCTTCGCCATGTAATAGCCCGGGGCAGCCTTGCCGCCGAAGATCACCGTGCGCGGTGCCATGCCATCGGCCTGGCCGTTCTTGATCCGCAGGTACTGGGTGATCACCTGCAGGGCATTGAGATGCTGGCGCTTGTATTCGTGGATGCGCTTCACCTGCACATCGAACAGGCTGGCGGGATCCACCAGCACGCCGGTGTGGCGGTGGATATAACCCGACAGTTTGCGCTTCACCGACAACTTGGTGGCGCCCCAGTGCTCGAGGAAGCCGGAATCGTGTTGGCGCTCCTCCAGCCGGCGCAGCTGCTCCATGTCGGTGATCCAACCCTCGCCGATGTGCTCATCGAGCAGGCTGGCCAGCTCGGGGTTCGATAAGGCCACCCAGCGGCGGGGCGTGACGCCGTTGGTGACGTTGGTGAACTTCTCCGGCCAGAGCTCGGCGAATTCCGGCAGCAGCTGGCTCTTCACCAGGTCGGAGTGGAGGGCGGCCACGCCGTTGACGTGATGGGCGCCGATCGTGGCCAGGTGGGCCATGCGCACCGCCTTGCCCCCCTCTTCATCAATGATGGACAGCTTGCGCTGGATCGCATCGTTGCCCGGGTAGCGCAGACGCACCTGCTGCAGGAAGCGGCGGTTGATCTCGTAGATCAGCTCCAGGTGGCGGGGCAGCAGATCGGCGAACAAGCCCAGATCCCACTTCTCCAGGGCTTCTGGCAGCAGGGTGTGGTTGGTGTAGGCCACCGAGCGGCTGGTGATGTCCCAGGCCTTGTCCCACTCCAGGTGGCGATCGTCGATCAGCAGCCGCATCAGCTCGGCCACGGCGATCGCCGGGTGGGTGTCGTTGAGCTGAACAGTCCAGTAGTTGGGGAAGTCCTCCACGGCCAGGCCGCGGTGGTCGAGGCTGCGCAGCATGTCCTGCAGCGAGCAGCTCACGAAGAAGTGCTGCTGCTTCAGGCGCAGGCGGCGGCCCTCATCGGTGCCGTCGTTTGGATAGAGCACCTTGGAGAGGGTTTCGCTGCCCACCTTCTCCTCAACAGCGCCGTAGTAATCGCCGATGTTGAAGGCATAGAAGTCGAAGCTCTCGGTGGCATCGGCGCGCCAGAGCCGCAGCCGATCGCAGGTGTTCACCCGGTAGCCCAACACAGGCACGTCGTGGGGCACACCGATGGCATGCTCGGCTGGGATCCAGCGGGAGCGGTAATTGCCCTTGTCGTCGATGTAGCTCTCGGTGCGGCCGCCGAAACCCACGAAGCAGGCCTCATCCGGCTGGGGCAGTTCCCAGGGCCAGCCCCCTTTGAGCCACTTGTCAGTGACCTCCACCTGCCAGCCATCGCGGATCAGCTGATCGAAGATGCCGAACTCGTAGCGGATGCCGTAACCGGTGGCGGGCACCTGCAGGCTGGCCAGCGATTCCATGTAGCAAGCGGCGAGGCGACCGAGGCCGCCGTTGCCGAGGCCGGGCTCCTCCTCAACTTCGAGGATCTGCTGCAGCGACTCGATGCCGAAGCGCTTCAGTGCTTCCTCCGCCGCCTGCTGCATGCCCAGGTTGAGCAGGTTGTTGTTGAGCTGCGGACCGATTAGGAACTCCGCCGACAGGTAGGCGACGCTGCGCTGCGGCTGGGCCCGGATCGCCTCCAGGCTCGCGAGGTACCGGGTCATCAGGCGATCCCGCACCGCGTAGCTCAGGGCCATGTAGAGGTCATGGCGGCTGGCGGTGGGGGCCAGCTTGCCGAGCGTGAAGAAGAGGTGCTCGGTCATGCCGTCAAAGACGGCGTCGGCCTCCAGGCCAGCCCGTTCAGGGTCGGCATAACAGCCGGGGGTGGGCAGGCGCAGGTCGAGGCGTTGGGAGGGAGTGCTGCTCATGGAGTGGGGAAGGGTGAGTCAGGAACGCTTGTGAGAAAGCCGATGGGCCGGTGTGTTGCTCGGGCTCAGGCCTTGCAGGAGCCGTGGCCGAGGCTCCAGCGCCAGTTGTTGATTTCCGGTGCATCGGTGCCGTGCTCGTAGGCGTAGGCGCGGTGCTTCTGGATCTCGTCCTTCATCTGCTCCTTCACATGGGCGGCGCGGGAGCCGAGCTTCTCCACCCGATCGATCACATCGATCACCAGGTCGTAGCGGTCGATCTGATTGCTGATCGCCAGCTCGAGCGGTGTGTTGATGTTCCCCTTCTCCTTGTAACCACGCACATGGAAGTTGTTGTGGTTGGGGCGGTTGTAGGTGAGGCGGTGGATCAGCCAGGGATAGCCGTGGAAGTTGAAGATCACCGGCTTATCGGGGGTGAACAGGCTGGCGAAATCCACATCGCTGAGGCCGTGGGGGTGATCCTTGGGGTTGGAGAGGGCGAACAGCTTCACCACATTCACGTAGCGGATCTTGATGTAGGGAATCCGCTCCCGCATGATCTCGATCGCCGCCAGGCACTCCTTGGTGGGGATGTCGCCCGCGGAGGCCAGCACCACATCCGGGTCATCGGGTTCGGCGCCGCAATTGTCGTTGCAGGCCCATTCCCAGATGCCCGCACCCTTGGCCACATGGCGGCGCGCTTCATCGAGGGTCAGATATTGCAGGTGCTT is a genomic window containing:
- a CDS encoding YdcF family protein, whose translation is MTYWLSKILPLALLPLGLSLILLLLGLSMRWRWPVIGALALLWMFSLGLVSQALWRWLEAPWQRLPASAASSADAIVVLSGGRHPAPGAARISEWEDPDRFLAGLDLYRAGKAPRLLFTGGASPFRPGQPPEGQRYLAEAEQLGIPPAAMASTPVVVNTAEEAVAIRQLLDGPSARILLVTSAFHMRRAQRLFERQGLQVKPFPVDFQSRGAWAGPLWRDPSQWLPTAQALDHSSRALRELLGRLVYRAW
- a CDS encoding acetate/propionate family kinase codes for the protein MAPLTLVINLGSSSLKAALLEPGGVACWHQGRSLAPGEELHTVLHDWLAPALAEHRQALVRIGHRVVHGGERFIAPTRIDAAVEQELQSLIPLAPLHNPPALTGIAWARAWAPELPQWACFDTAFHSTLPEAARTYALPAELRARGLRRFGFHGLNHQHVAETVAAQWQAQGRDPSQLRLISAHLGAGASLAAVHGGRCIDTTMGYTPLEGLVMATRSGSVDPGVLLELMREGFSEAQLAELLQKQAGLKGLSGLSGDMREIREQAAAGHAGATLALAVFRHRLLQEVGAMAASLGGVDVLALTGGIGEHDGALKQELGDALSWIPGLEIQVVPADEEGMIARLSERANF
- a CDS encoding glycogen/starch/alpha-glucan phosphorylase; this translates as MSSTPSQRLDLRLPTPGCYADPERAGLEADAVFDGMTEHLFFTLGKLAPTASRHDLYMALSYAVRDRLMTRYLASLEAIRAQPQRSVAYLSAEFLIGPQLNNNLLNLGMQQAAEEALKRFGIESLQQILEVEEEPGLGNGGLGRLAACYMESLASLQVPATGYGIRYEFGIFDQLIRDGWQVEVTDKWLKGGWPWELPQPDEACFVGFGGRTESYIDDKGNYRSRWIPAEHAIGVPHDVPVLGYRVNTCDRLRLWRADATESFDFYAFNIGDYYGAVEEKVGSETLSKVLYPNDGTDEGRRLRLKQQHFFVSCSLQDMLRSLDHRGLAVEDFPNYWTVQLNDTHPAIAVAELMRLLIDDRHLEWDKAWDITSRSVAYTNHTLLPEALEKWDLGLFADLLPRHLELIYEINRRFLQQVRLRYPGNDAIQRKLSIIDEEGGKAVRMAHLATIGAHHVNGVAALHSDLVKSQLLPEFAELWPEKFTNVTNGVTPRRWVALSNPELASLLDEHIGEGWITDMEQLRRLEERQHDSGFLEHWGATKLSVKRKLSGYIHRHTGVLVDPASLFDVQVKRIHEYKRQHLNALQVITQYLRIKNGQADGMAPRTVIFGGKAAPGYYMAKLIIRFINGIAETVNADPDMDGRLRVVFLPDYNVKLGEQVYPASDLSEQISTAGKEASGTGNMKFAMNGALTIGTLDGANVEIRERVGGENFFLFGKTVEEIGALKRSGYRPWEVIQSLPELAEAIRLVEIGHFSNGDSDLFRPLLDNLTGSDPFFVMADFADYLRAQDAVSRAWHDRQHWNRMSLLNTARTGFFSSDRSIREYCESIWNVQPLNVEITCDVR